A genomic stretch from Aedes albopictus strain Foshan chromosome 2, AalbF5, whole genome shotgun sequence includes:
- the LOC115255574 gene encoding uncharacterized protein LOC115255574: MDCKKCRLPVITKDHPYIYCNGLCAAVHHAACVGLSNVELASVSPPNKNNMWLCDECVVEFVQWRTERSENKKCSIAESVSEPKCPLQRDVEELKNKVESMRLVLASHEAFNVDAGIRHSTPNAPNSSRQTNSNSRSREISDVLPDASDRLTDSMREDESFDLLLTNIDGSVTEDDIQRMVFRSLGAHDNEFIHVRKLVPRWVDCSTLDYISFKVVLNRKWKSSAMLSTTWPQNVKFREFRKIRCTWRPELV; this comes from the coding sequence ATGGATTGCAAAAAGTGTCGTCTACCAGTGATAACAAAAGATCACCCGTACATTTATTGCAACGGGTTGTGTGCTGCTGTACACCATGCCGCTTGTGTCGGGTTGAGTAATGTCGAGCTTGCTTCGGTATCACCGCCGAACAAAAACAATATGTGGCTGTGTGATGAGTGCGTGGTCGAATTCGTTCAATGGAGAACAGAACGAAGTGaaaacaaaaaatgttcaatcgCCGAATCAGTATCGGAGCCAAAATGCCCCCTTCAACGTGACGTCGAAGAGTTGAAGAACAAAGTAGAATCCATGCGGTTGGTTCTTGCTTCACATGAAGCTTTCAATGTGGATGCTGGAATACGACACTCAACTCCAAATGCCCCAAACTCATCGCGGCAAACGAATAGCAATAGCAGATCACGTGAAATATCAGATGTACTACCTGATGCTTCGGACCGGTTGACAGATTCAATGCGTGAAGATGAGAGTTTCGACTTGCTACTTACCAACATCgatggaagcgttacggaggatgaTATACAACGAATGGTCTTTCGTAGTTTAGGCGCACACGACAATGAGTTCATACATGTACGAAAACTTGTTCCACGATGGGTTGACTGCAGCACTCTGGACTACATCTCTTTTAAAGTCGTCTTGAATCGTAAATGGAAATCAAGCGCAATGTTATCAACGACTTGGCCTCAGAACGTTAAATTTCGCGAGTTCCGTAAAATACGATGCACGTGGAGACCCGAACTTGTGTGA
- the LOC134286170 gene encoding uncharacterized protein LOC134286170 — protein MIDNWHYVKSAENPADLVSRGTTVKKFLGSKRQFWLNGPTVLTEDDYPNLPIEEDAAALAEEVKKICLTQTTAKPVEDYIEGFRHHNSFRRTRRHFALINRAINNFMAESQSLKARGRFAERRIGPLTVEDLEEGLNLAIRIMQLVRYPEEAHSIRETKKIKPIGKFQHVKPRLINGLIHVTGRLSQADVPFTQKMPILIPNNHPFAKVIIEHIHRELLHAGAEVVLVQFRKKYWMRNMRKTVQGVLNRCVLCVRNRPKQFTQQMGQLPHPRVNPSPAFTHTGVDLCGPFTVTAGTKSRTKSVVYVCIFICLATKAIHLEVVENQSAGAFISALVRFTSLRGRPEVIYSDNGRNFVGASRELSQLRKIYNKELFQHNIIDLAAEKGINFSFIPPRSPNFGGLWEANIKTAKRLFKGAGRGAQFSLTELQTLFHQIAAIMNSRPLTVALTNVEALEPLTPAHFLIGRPIYTMPLPAEEEESININVRWKRVNHQAQQFWKRWREDYLHQLRNYTKWNNQQRNLEVGEIVLIGNDHVPVANWPMGIVTEVFKGPDDIVRVATIRTATGTYKRNVRVLAPLPIEVERSSEDSVTNKEAVEEFVTRADNNTTIQPTDGEMEEDQPPSASERIWDGRLRPKGGRKWR, from the coding sequence ATGATTGATAACTGGCATTACGTGAAATCGGCAGAAAATCCAGCAGATCTGGTTTCACGTGGAACGACTGTAAAAAAGTTTTTAGGAAGCAAAAGACAATTTTGGTTGAACGGGCCAACAGTTCTAACTGAAGACGACTACCCGAATCTACCAATTGAAGAAGATGCAGCAGCACTTGCAGAAGAAGTTAAAAAGATTTGTTTAACCCAAACTACCGCCAAACCAGTGGAAGATTATATCGAAGGATTCCGACACCACAACTCATTCAGAAGAACGCGCAGACACTTTGCGCTTATCAACAGAGCTATAAACAATTTCATGGCTGAATCGCAGAGCTTAAAAGCTAGAGGCCGGTTCGCTGAGCGACGAATTGGACCTCTTACCGTTGAAGATCTAGAAGAAGGGTTGAATCTTGCAATCCGAATCATGCAATTAGTGAGATACCCAGAAGAAGCTCACTCCATACGTGAAACGAAGAAAATTAAACCAATAGGGAAGTTCCAACATGTGAAGCCGAGACTTATCAATGGTCTTATACACGTAACCGGGAGACTGAGTCAGGCAGACGTACCCTTCACGCAAAAGATGCCAATTCTAATTCCGAACAATCATCCGTTTGCTAAGGTGATTATTGAACATATTCACCGGGAGCTGCTGCACGCCGGAGCTGAAGTAGTATTAGTGCAATTCCGGAAGAAGTACTGGATGCGCAACATGAGAAAAACCGTACAGGGTGTGCTCAACAGGTGCGTTCTGTGCGTTCGTAATCGTCCAAAACAATTCACCCAACAAATGGGTCAGTTACCACATCCAAGGGTTAATCCATCACCGGCATTTACCCACACAGGCGTGGACTTATGCGGTCCATTCACCGTAACAGCAGGAACCAAATCTCGAACAAAGAGCGTGGTTTACGTGTGTATCTTCATTTGCCTAGCCACAAAGGCGATACACCTAGAAGTAGTAGAAAACCAGTCAGCCGGCGCTTTCATATCCGCTTTGGTAAGGTTTACATCTTTAAGAGGAAGACCTGAAGTGATTTATTCTGACAACGGACGTAACTTTGTGGGAGCTAGCAGAGAGCTCTCACAACTGCGGAAGATCTACAACAAGGAACTGTTCCAACACAACATCATCGACCTAGCAGCAGAAAAAGGAATCAATTTTTCATTTATACCGCCGCGAAGTCCAAACTTCGGTGGCCTATGGGAAGCAAATATCAAAACAGCGAAGCGATTATTCAAGGGTGCAGGACGAGGCGCTCAATTCTCGCTCACGGAACTGCAAACTCTGTTTCACCAGATTGCAGCAATTATGAACTCAAGACCGTTAACAGTGGCTCTTACAAACGTAGAAGCGCTGGAACCATTAACCCCAGCTCATTTCCTAATAGGAAGACCAATATATACAATGCCACTACcggcagaagaagaagaatcgaTCAATATCAATGTTCGATGGAAGCGAGTAAACCATCAAGCCCAACAATTTTGGAAGCGATGGAGGGAAGATTATCTTCATCAACTGAGGAATTACACAAAATGGAATAATCAGCAACGCAACCTAGAAGTAGGAGAAATAGTTCTCATCGGAAACGATCACGTCCCAGTCGCAAATTGGCCCATGGGCATAGTAACGGAAGTATTTAAAGGACCAGATGACATCGTAAGGGTAGCCACAATACGTACAGCAACAGGCACTTACAAGCGAAATGTAAGAGTGCTAGCTCCTCTTCCTATCGAAGTCGAGAGATCATCAGAAGATTCAGTAACTAACAAAGAAGCAGTAGAGGAATTCGTAACACGTGCGGATAACAATACAACGATACAGCCAACGGATGGCGAAATGGAAGAAGATCAACCCCCAAGCGCATCAGAGAGAATTTGGGACGGACGTCTACGTCCCAAAGGGGGGAGAAAATGGAGATAG
- the LOC134286171 gene encoding uncharacterized protein LOC134286171, with protein MRCILDSGSQAETITEEAAQQLQVPTRKSKMRLLGIGGSLIVDRKIAARICSQHREVFMDIELAVVRKIVDHQPIYTIPLSELDIPENIPLADPDFNLCSQIDILLGARVFYQILGTNLLRVGRGPTFQESSFGWLAVGVLTESCRTTALTCAKVEEEPREGETNNELHELFKQFWKIEELGRETEAPKNLDEEAEEHFINNTIVDSEGRYVVRMPFRSDHQQLGHSFEQARRRYLALETRLSIDKKKYTEYRKFMEEYIEMGHMEPIAAEELHNVRYFIPHSCVEKPDSTSTKLRVVFDASAKTTSGVSLNDVQIVGPNVQRDLNDVLIDFRGHNIVLMADVEKMYRQVKVAEPDTWFQCILYRKDQSLPIRAYRLTTVTYGEASSSFLACRALKQVAVEERETSPQVADAIENCFYVDNLMLGAPNVSELKKLKTSVAVALKKRCFPLRKWASNTPTIIEDIKEEDLETTVTIGDQDIIKRIS; from the coding sequence ATGAGGTGTATCCTCGATTCCGGCAGCCAAGCAGAAACAATTACAGAAGAAGCCGCGCAACAGTTGCAGGTACCTACACGGAAAAGCAAAATGCGCCTCCTAGGCATTGGCGGTTCATTAATCGTCGACAGGAAGATAGCAGCCAGAATCTGCTCACAACATAGAGAAGTATTTATGGACATTGAGCTAGCAGTCGTCCGAAAAATAGTTGATCACCAGCCGATTTACACAATACCGCTCAGTGAATTAGATATTCCAGAAAACATTCCCCTAGCAGATCCAGACTTTAATCTTTGCAGTCAGATAGACATACTACTCGGAGCGAGGGTTTTCTACCAAATACTAGGAACCAATCTACTACGCGTGGGAAGAGGCCCCACATTCCAAGAATCCTCATTCGGATGGTTGGCAGTGGGAGTCCTCACAGAATCCTGTAGAACCACGGCGCTGACATGCGCAAAAGTCGAGGAAGAGCCCAGGGAAGGAGAAACTAACAACGAACTCCACGAACTCTTTAAGCAGTTCTGGAAAATCGAAGAACTAGGGAGAGAGACGGAAGCACCGAAAAACCTCGATGAAGAAGCCGAAGAACACTTTATCAATAATACAATCGTAGACTCAGAAGGCAGATACGTAGTCAGGATGCCGTTTAGAAGCGATCACCAACAACTGGGACATTCCTTTGAACAAGCAAGAAGAAGATATCTGGCCCTTGAAACCAGACTATCCATTGATAAAAAGAAATACACGGAATATcgcaaattcatggaagaatacaTTGAAATGGGCCATATGGAGCCCATCGCAGCGGAAGAACTCCACAACGTAAGATACTTTATCCCTCACAGTTGCGTAGAGAAGCCTGACTCAACGTCAACCAAACTAAGAGTGGTATTTGACGCCAGTGCAAAAACCACCAGTGGAGTATCACTTAACGACGTACAAATCGTTGGACCTAACGTTCAGCGAGACCTAAATGATGTGCTAATCGACTTTCGCGGGCACAACATAGTATTAATGGCAGACGTAGAAAAAATGTACCGCCAAGTGAAGGTAGCGGAACCAGATACTTGGTTCCAATGCATCCTATACAGGAAGGATCAAAGTCTGCCAATACGTGCATATCGTCTAACCACAGTTACATATGGAGAAGCATCCTCATCCTTCCTAGCATGCCGAGCACTGAAGCAAGTAGCAGTAGAAGAACGAGAAACAAGCCCTCAAGTGGCCGACGCCATCGAGAACTGTTTCTACGTAGACAACCTGATGCTCGGAGCGCCAAATGTTTCAGAGctgaagaaattaaaaacaaGCGTTGCGGTAGCATTGAAAAAGAGGTGTTTTCCCCTAAGGAAGTGGGCGTCAAACACCCCAACCATAATTGAAGACATCAAGGAGGAAGACCTGGAGACAACCGTGACTATTGGAGACCAGGATATCATAAAAAGGATATCATAA